In Streptococcus oralis, a single window of DNA contains:
- the infA gene encoding translation initiation factor IF-1, translated as MAKDDVIEVEGKVVDTMPNAMFTVELENGHQILATVSGKIRKNYIRILAGDRVTVEMSPYDLTRGRITYRFK; from the coding sequence GTGGCAAAAGACGATGTGATTGAAGTTGAAGGCAAAGTAGTCGATACAATGCCTAACGCAATGTTTACGGTTGAACTTGAAAATGGACATCAGATTTTAGCAACAGTTTCTGGTAAAATTCGTAAAAACTATATTCGTATTTTAGCGGGAGATCGTGTTACTGTCGAGATGAGTCCATATGACTTGACACGTGGACGTATCACTTACCGCTTTAAATAA
- the rplQ gene encoding 50S ribosomal protein L17 encodes MAYRKLGRTSSQRKAMLRDLTTDLLINESIVTTEARAKEIRKTVEKMITLGKRGDLHARRQAAAFVRNEIASENYDEATDKYTSTTALQKLFSEIAPRYAERNGGYTRILKTEPRRGDAAPMAIIELV; translated from the coding sequence ATGGCTTACCGTAAACTAGGACGCACTAGCTCACAACGTAAAGCAATGCTTCGCGATTTGACAACTGACCTTTTGATCAACGAATCAATCGTGACAACTGAAGCTCGTGCTAAAGAAATCCGTAAAACTGTTGAAAAAATGATTACTCTAGGTAAACGTGGTGATTTGCATGCACGTCGTCAAGCAGCTGCTTTCGTACGTAATGAAATCGCATCTGAAAACTATGATGAAGCAACTGATAAGTACACTTCTACTACAGCACTTCAAAAATTGTTCTCAGAAATCGCACCTCGTTATGCTGAACGTAACGGTGGATACACTCGTATCCTTAAAACTGAACCACGTCGTGGTGATGCTGCGCCAATGGCGATCATCGAATTAGTATAA
- the rpsK gene encoding 30S ribosomal protein S11, whose amino-acid sequence MAKPTRKRRVKKNIESGIAHIHATFNNTIVMITDVHGNAIAWSSAGALGFKGSRKSTPFAAQMASEAAAKSAQEHGLKSVEVTVKGPGSGRESAIRALAAAGLEVTAIRDVTPVPHNGARPPKRRRV is encoded by the coding sequence TTGGCTAAACCAACACGTAAACGTCGTGTGAAAAAGAATATCGAATCTGGTATTGCTCATATTCACGCTACATTTAATAACACTATTGTTATGATTACTGATGTGCATGGTAATGCAATTGCTTGGTCATCAGCTGGTGCTCTTGGTTTCAAAGGTTCTCGTAAATCTACACCATTCGCTGCTCAAATGGCTTCTGAAGCTGCTGCTAAATCTGCACAAGAACACGGTCTTAAATCAGTTGAAGTTACTGTAAAAGGTCCAGGTTCTGGTCGTGAGTCAGCTATTCGTGCGCTTGCTGCCGCTGGTCTTGAAGTAACAGCAATTCGTGATGTGACTCCAGTGCCACACAATGGTGCTCGTCCTCCAAAACGTCGCCGTGTATAA
- a CDS encoding adenylate kinase: MNLLIMGLPGAGKGTQAAKIVEQFHVAHISTGDMFRAAMANQTEMGVLAKSYIDKGELVPDEVTNGIVKERLSQDDIKETGFLLDGYPRTIEQAHALDKTLAELGIELEGVINIEVNPDCLLERLSGRIIHRETGETFHKVFNPPVDYKEEDYYQREDDKPETVKRRLDVNIAQGEPIIAHYRAKGLVHDIEGNQDINDVFKDIEKVLTNLK; the protein is encoded by the coding sequence ATGAATCTTTTGATTATGGGCTTACCTGGAGCAGGTAAGGGAACACAAGCAGCTAAAATTGTGGAGCAATTCCACGTGGCACACATTTCAACTGGCGATATGTTCCGTGCTGCTATGGCAAATCAAACTGAAATGGGTGTACTTGCCAAGTCATACATTGACAAAGGTGAGTTGGTTCCAGATGAAGTTACAAATGGAATTGTTAAAGAACGTCTTTCACAGGACGACATCAAGGAAACAGGTTTCTTGTTGGATGGTTACCCACGTACGATTGAACAAGCCCATGCCTTGGACAAAACATTGGCAGAACTTGGTATCGAACTGGAAGGTGTGATCAACATCGAAGTGAACCCAGATTGCCTCTTGGAACGTTTGAGTGGCCGTATCATCCACCGCGAAACAGGTGAAACCTTCCACAAAGTTTTCAACCCACCAGTTGACTACAAAGAAGAAGATTATTACCAACGTGAAGATGACAAACCTGAGACAGTGAAGCGTCGTTTGGATGTCAATATCGCCCAAGGTGAACCAATCATTGCTCACTACCGTGCCAAAGGGTTGGTCCACGATATCGAAGGAAATCAAGATATCAATGATGTGTTCAAAGACATCGAAAAAGTATTGACAAATTTGAAATAA
- a CDS encoding DNA-directed RNA polymerase subunit alpha — MIEFEKPNITKIDENKDYGKFVIEPLERGYGTTLGNSLRRVLLASLPGAAVTSINIEGVLHEFDTVPGVREDVMQIILNIKGIAVKSYVEDEKIIELDVEGPAEITAGDILTDSDIEIVNPDHYLFTIGEGSSLKATMTVNSGRGYVPADENKKDNAPVGTLAVDSIYTPVTKVNYQVEPARVGSNDGFDKLTLEILTNGTIIPEDALGLSARILTEHLDLFTNLTEIAKSTEVMKEADTESDDRILDRTIEELDLSVRSYNCLKRAGINTVHDLTEKSEAEMMKVRNLGRKSLEEVKLKLIDLGLGLKDK, encoded by the coding sequence ATGATTGAGTTTGAAAAACCAAATATAACAAAAATTGATGAAAATAAAGATTATGGCAAGTTTGTAATCGAACCACTTGAACGTGGCTACGGTACAACTCTTGGTAACTCTCTTCGTCGTGTACTACTAGCTTCTCTACCAGGAGCAGCAGTGACATCTATCAACATTGAAGGTGTCTTGCATGAGTTCGACACAGTTCCAGGTGTTCGTGAAGACGTGATGCAAATCATTCTGAACATTAAAGGGATTGCAGTGAAATCATACGTTGAAGACGAAAAAATCATTGAACTGGACGTTGAAGGTCCTGCTGAAATTACAGCTGGAGACATTTTGACTGACAGTGATATTGAAATTGTAAATCCAGATCATTATCTCTTTACAATCGGTGAAGGTTCTTCTCTAAAAGCGACAATGACTGTTAACAGTGGTCGTGGATATGTACCTGCTGATGAAAACAAAAAAGATAATGCACCAGTTGGAACACTTGCTGTAGATTCTATTTATACACCAGTTACAAAAGTCAACTATCAAGTAGAGCCTGCTCGTGTAGGTAGCAATGATGGATTTGACAAATTAACCCTTGAAATCTTGACTAATGGAACAATTATTCCAGAAGATGCTTTAGGGCTTTCAGCACGTATCTTGACAGAACATCTTGATTTGTTTACAAATCTTACTGAGATTGCTAAGTCAACTGAAGTGATGAAAGAAGCTGATACTGAATCTGACGATCGTATTTTGGATCGTACGATTGAGGAACTGGACTTGTCTGTGCGTTCATACAACTGTTTGAAACGTGCCGGTATCAACACTGTGCATGATTTGACAGAAAAATCTGAAGCAGAGATGATGAAAGTACGAAATCTTGGACGCAAGAGTTTGGAAGAAGTGAAACTCAAACTCATTGATTTGGGTCTTGGATTAAAAGATAAATAA
- the rpmJ gene encoding 50S ribosomal protein L36 produces the protein MKVRPSVKPICEYCKVIRRNGRVMVICPANPKHKQRQG, from the coding sequence ATGAAAGTAAGACCATCGGTCAAACCAATTTGCGAATACTGTAAAGTAATTCGTCGTAATGGTCGTGTTATGGTAATTTGCCCAGCAAATCCAAAACACAAACAACGTCAAGGATAA
- the leuS gene encoding leucine--tRNA ligase, giving the protein MSFYNHKEIEPKWQGYWAEHHTFKTGTDASKPKFYALDMFPYPSGAGLHVGHPEGYTATDILSRYKRAQGYNVLHPMGWDAFGLPAEQYAMDTGNDPAEFTAENIANFKRQINALGFSYDWDREVNTTDPNYYKWTQWIFTKLYEKGLAYEAEVPVNWVEELGTAIANEEVLPDGTSERGGYPVVRKPMRQWMLKITAYAERLLNDLDELDWPESIKDMQRNWIGKSTGANVTFKVKGTDKEFTVFTTRPDTLFGATFTVLAPEHDLVDAITSPEQADAVADYKHQASLKSDLARTDLAKEKTGVWTGAYAINPVNGKEIPIWIADYVLASYGTGAVMAVPAHDQRDWEFAKQFDLPIVEVLEGGNVAEAAYTEDGLHVNSDFLDGLNKEDAIAKIVAWLEEKGCGQEKVTYRLRDWLFSRQRYWGEPIPIIHWEDGTSTAVPESELPLVLPVTKDIRPSGTGESPLANLTDWLEVTREDGVKGRRETNTMPQWAGSSWYYLRYIDPHNTEKLADEDLLKQWLPVDIYVGGAEHAVLHLLYARFWHKFLYDLGVVPTKEPFQKLFNQGMILGTSYRDHRGALVATDKVEKRDGSFFHVETGEELEQAPAKMSKSLKNVVNPDDVVEQYGADTLRVYEMFMGPLDASIAWSEEGLEGSRKFLDRVYRLITSKEIVAENNGALDKVYNETVKAVTEQIESMKFNTAIAQLMVFVNAANKEDELYVDYAKGFIQLIAPFAPHLAEELWQTVTATGESISYVAWPTWDESKLVEDEIEIVVQIKGKVRAKLMVAKDLSREELQEIALADEKVKAEIDSKEIVKVIAVPNKLVNIVVK; this is encoded by the coding sequence ATGAGTTTTTACAATCATAAGGAAATTGAACCTAAGTGGCAGGGCTACTGGGCAGAACATCATACATTTAAGACAGGAACAGATGCATCAAAACCGAAGTTTTATGCTCTCGATATGTTCCCATATCCTTCAGGAGCTGGATTGCATGTAGGACACCCAGAAGGTTATACAGCAACCGATATCCTCAGCCGTTACAAACGTGCGCAAGGCTACAATGTCCTTCACCCAATGGGATGGGATGCTTTTGGTTTGCCTGCAGAGCAATACGCTATGGATACGGGGAATGACCCAGCAGAATTCACAGCGGAAAACATTGCCAACTTCAAACGTCAAATCAATGCGCTTGGCTTCTCTTACGACTGGGATCGTGAAGTCAACACAACAGATCCAAACTACTACAAGTGGACGCAGTGGATCTTCACCAAGCTTTACGAAAAAGGCTTAGCTTATGAAGCGGAAGTGCCAGTAAACTGGGTTGAAGAGTTGGGAACAGCCATCGCTAATGAAGAAGTACTTCCTGACGGAACTTCTGAACGTGGGGGCTATCCCGTTGTCCGCAAACCGATGCGTCAATGGATGCTTAAAATCACGGCCTATGCAGAGCGATTGCTTAATGACTTGGATGAGTTGGATTGGCCAGAATCTATCAAGGATATGCAACGCAACTGGATTGGGAAATCAACTGGTGCCAATGTAACTTTCAAAGTGAAAGGGACTGACAAGGAATTCACCGTCTTTACCACTCGTCCTGATACTCTTTTCGGTGCGACCTTCACAGTCTTGGCTCCTGAGCATGACTTGGTTGACGCTATCACAAGTCCAGAGCAAGCTGATGCAGTTGCAGACTACAAACACCAAGCTAGTCTCAAGTCTGACTTGGCTCGTACCGATCTAGCCAAGGAAAAAACAGGGGTTTGGACGGGCGCTTATGCCATCAACCCTGTCAATGGCAAGGAAATTCCAATCTGGATTGCCGACTATGTTCTTGCTAGCTATGGAACAGGTGCCGTTATGGCTGTGCCAGCCCACGACCAACGTGACTGGGAATTTGCCAAACAATTTGACCTTCCAATCGTAGAAGTACTTGAAGGTGGTAATGTAGCAGAAGCTGCCTACACAGAAGACGGTCTTCATGTCAATTCAGACTTCCTAGATGGCCTTAACAAAGAAGATGCTATTGCTAAGATTGTGGCTTGGCTGGAAGAAAAAGGTTGTGGACAAGAGAAGGTCACCTATCGTCTCCGCGACTGGCTCTTTAGTCGTCAACGTTACTGGGGTGAGCCAATTCCAATCATTCATTGGGAAGATGGGACTTCAACAGCTGTTCCAGAAAGTGAATTACCACTTGTCTTGCCAGTAACCAAGGATATTCGCCCTTCAGGTACTGGTGAAAGCCCGTTGGCTAACTTGACTGACTGGTTGGAAGTGACGCGTGAAGATGGCGTCAAAGGTCGTCGTGAAACAAACACTATGCCACAATGGGCAGGTTCAAGCTGGTACTACCTCCGCTATATCGACCCACACAACACAGAAAAATTGGCCGACGAGGATCTCCTCAAACAATGGTTGCCAGTGGATATCTACGTGGGTGGTGCAGAGCATGCTGTACTTCATTTGCTCTACGCTCGTTTCTGGCACAAATTCCTCTATGACCTCGGTGTTGTTCCGACTAAGGAACCATTCCAAAAACTCTTTAACCAAGGGATGATTTTGGGAACAAGCTACCGTGACCACCGTGGAGCTCTTGTAGCGACTGACAAGGTTGAAAAACGTGACGGTTCTTTCTTCCATGTGGAAACAGGAGAAGAACTGGAGCAAGCACCAGCCAAGATGTCTAAATCGCTCAAGAACGTTGTCAATCCAGACGATGTGGTGGAACAATACGGTGCCGATACCCTTCGCGTCTATGAAATGTTCATGGGGCCACTCGATGCTTCCATCGCTTGGTCAGAAGAAGGTCTGGAAGGAAGCCGTAAGTTCCTAGACCGTGTATACCGTTTGATTACAAGTAAAGAAATCGTTGCGGAAAATAATGGTGCTCTTGACAAGGTTTACAATGAAACAGTCAAAGCTGTCACTGAGCAAATCGAGTCCATGAAATTCAACACAGCCATTGCCCAACTTATGGTCTTTGTCAACGCTGCCAACAAGGAAGACGAACTCTATGTGGACTATGCCAAAGGCTTTATCCAATTGATTGCCCCATTTGCACCTCACTTGGCAGAAGAACTCTGGCAAACAGTTACAGCAACAGGTGAGTCCATCTCTTACGTGGCTTGGCCAACTTGGGACGAAAGCAAATTGGTTGAAGACGAAATCGAAATCGTGGTTCAAATCAAAGGAAAAGTCCGTGCCAAACTCATGGTCGCTAAAGACCTATCACGTGAAGAATTGCAAGAAATTGCTCTCGCTGACGAAAAAGTTAAAGCAGAAATTGACAGCAAGGAAATCGTGAAGGTGATTGCGGTACCTAATAAACTCGTTAATATTGTTGTGAAATAA
- a CDS encoding ACT domain-containing protein, which yields MKAIITVVGKDKAGIVAGVSTKIAELGLNIDDISQTVLDEYFTMMAVVSSDEKQDFTYLRNEFETFGQSLNVKINIQSAAIFDAMYNI from the coding sequence ATGAAGGCTATTATTACAGTGGTTGGCAAGGACAAGGCTGGTATTGTTGCAGGCGTGTCTACTAAAATTGCAGAATTGGGTTTGAATATTGACGATATTTCTCAGACAGTGTTGGATGAATACTTTACTATGATGGCGGTCGTTTCTAGTGACGAAAAACAGGATTTCACTTATCTGCGAAATGAATTTGAAACTTTTGGTCAGAGCTTGAATGTTAAAATCAATATTCAAAGTGCAGCGATTTTTGACGCCATGTATAATATCTAG
- a CDS encoding histidine phosphatase family protein, translating to MSKVRLYLVRHGKTMFNTIGRAQGWSDTPLTAEGELGIHELGIGLRESGLQFDRAYSSDSGRTIQTMGIILEELGLQGKIPYRMDKRIREWCFGSFDGAYDGDLFMGLIPRIFNVDHVHQLSYAELAEGLVEVDTAGWAEGWEKLSGRIKEGFETIAKEMEEQGGGNALVVSHGMTIGTIVYLINGMHPHGLDNGSVTILEYEDGQFSVEVVGDRSYRELGREKMEETNNQ from the coding sequence ATGTCTAAAGTAAGATTGTATTTGGTCCGTCATGGGAAAACGATGTTTAACACCATTGGACGTGCTCAAGGATGGAGTGATACACCTCTGACTGCAGAAGGTGAGTTGGGAATCCATGAACTGGGAATTGGCTTGAGAGAGTCTGGCTTGCAGTTTGACCGCGCTTATTCCAGTGATTCAGGTCGCACTATTCAAACCATGGGAATTATCCTAGAAGAACTTGGCCTGCAGGGGAAAATCCCTTACCGCATGGACAAGCGAATCCGTGAGTGGTGCTTTGGTAGTTTTGATGGGGCCTATGATGGGGACCTCTTTATGGGGTTGATTCCTCGTATTTTTAATGTGGACCATGTTCATCAGTTGTCCTATGCAGAACTAGCAGAAGGTTTGGTAGAGGTTGATACTGCTGGTTGGGCAGAAGGCTGGGAAAAACTCAGTGGTCGAATCAAAGAAGGTTTTGAAACGATTGCCAAAGAAATGGAAGAACAAGGTGGGGGCAATGCTCTCGTCGTCAGCCATGGAATGACCATTGGGACTATTGTGTATCTGATCAATGGTATGCATCCACATGGTCTAGATAATGGTAGCGTGACGATTCTTGAATATGAGGACGGCCAGTTTAGCGTAGAAGTTGTTGGTGACCGTAGTTACCGAGAACTGGGACGTGAGAAGATGGAAGAGACAAATAATCAATAG
- a CDS encoding GNAT family N-acetyltransferase: MPVNEYGQMIGESMEGYTSGELPSIDFLEGRYARIEALSVEKHAEDLLAVYGPDTPREMWTYLFQEPVADMEELVSLLNQMLARKDRFYYAIVDKATGKALGTFSLMRIDQNNRVIEVGAVTFSPELRGTRIGTEGQYLLARYVFEELNYRRYEWKCDSLNIPSRRAAERLGFVYEGTFRQAVVYKGRTRDTDWLSMIDKDWPQVKARLETWLAPENFDKNGRQYKSLREF, from the coding sequence ATGCCAGTAAACGAATATGGTCAGATGATTGGCGAGTCAATGGAAGGTTATACATCTGGTGAATTGCCTTCTATTGATTTCTTAGAAGGGCGTTATGCTCGGATAGAGGCTCTTTCAGTGGAAAAGCATGCGGAGGATTTGCTAGCTGTTTATGGTCCGGATACTCCTCGGGAGATGTGGACCTATCTCTTTCAGGAACCAGTGGCAGATATGGAGGAGTTGGTTAGCCTTTTAAATCAGATGTTGGCTCGTAAGGATCGCTTTTACTATGCGATTGTAGACAAGGCAACTGGTAAGGCCTTGGGAACTTTTTCTCTCATGCGCATTGATCAGAATAACCGAGTGATAGAAGTGGGAGCTGTCACTTTTTCTCCAGAACTCAGGGGAACACGTATAGGGACAGAGGGTCAATATCTCCTAGCTCGCTATGTTTTTGAGGAGCTTAACTATCGTCGCTATGAGTGGAAATGTGATTCTCTAAATATCCCATCAAGACGAGCCGCGGAGCGTTTGGGCTTTGTCTATGAAGGAACCTTCCGTCAGGCAGTCGTTTATAAGGGGCGTACGAGAGATACGGATTGGTTGTCTATGATTGATAAGGACTGGCCTCAAGTCAAAGCTCGTTTAGAAACATGGTTGGCTCCTGAAAATTTTGATAAAAATGGACGGCAGTACAAGAGCTTAAGAGAATTCTGA
- a CDS encoding PFL family protein, with protein sequence MDIRQVTETIAMIEEQNFDIRTITMGISLLDCIDPDIECAAEKIYQKITTKAANLVAVGDEIAAELGIPIVNKRVSVTPISLIGAATDATDYVVLAKALDKAAKEIGVDFIGGFSALVQKGYQKGDEILINSIPRALAETDKVCSSVNIGSTKSGINMTAVADMGRIIKETANLSDMGAAKLVVFANAVEDNPFMAGAFHGVGEADVIINVGVSGPGVVKRALEKVRGQSFDVVAETVKKTAFKITRIGQLVGQMASERLGVDFGIVDLSLAPTPAVGDSVARVLEEMGLETVGTHGTTAALALLNDQVKKGGVMACNQVGGLSGAFIPVSEDEGMIAAVQNGSLNLEKLEAMTAICSVGLDMIAIPEDTPAETIAAMIADEAAIGVINMKTTAVRIIPKGKEGDMIEFGGLLGTAPVMKVNRASSVDFISRGGQIPAPIHSFKN encoded by the coding sequence ATGGATATTAGACAAGTTACTGAAACCATTGCTATGATCGAGGAGCAGAACTTCGATATCAGAACCATCACCATGGGCATCTCCCTTTTGGACTGTATTGATCCAGACATCGAATGTGCTGCTGAAAAGATTTACCAAAAAATCACTACTAAAGCTGCAAATCTAGTGGCTGTAGGAGATGAAATTGCTGCAGAACTTGGGATTCCTATTGTTAATAAACGGGTATCGGTGACTCCGATTTCTTTAATTGGTGCTGCGACTGATGCGACAGACTATGTTGTTTTGGCAAAGGCACTTGACAAGGCTGCCAAGGAGATTGGTGTTGACTTTATCGGTGGATTCTCTGCCTTGGTACAAAAAGGCTACCAAAAAGGAGATGAAATTCTCATCAATTCTATCCCCCGTGCTCTAGCTGAGACAGACAAGGTTTGTTCGTCTGTTAACATTGGCTCAACTAAGTCAGGTATCAACATGACTGCGGTCGCTGATATGGGACGTATCATCAAGGAAACAGCGAACTTATCAGATATGGGTGCTGCCAAATTGGTCGTATTTGCTAATGCTGTTGAGGACAATCCTTTTATGGCAGGGGCTTTCCATGGTGTTGGGGAAGCAGATGTTATCATTAATGTCGGGGTTTCGGGTCCTGGTGTGGTCAAGCGTGCCTTGGAAAAAGTTCGTGGACAGAGCTTTGATGTAGTAGCTGAGACGGTCAAGAAAACAGCCTTTAAGATTACTCGTATTGGTCAGTTAGTTGGGCAAATGGCGAGTGAACGCCTTGGTGTTGACTTTGGAATTGTTGACCTAAGCTTGGCGCCAACTCCTGCAGTTGGTGATTCTGTGGCACGTGTCCTTGAGGAAATGGGTCTAGAAACAGTTGGTACGCATGGGACGACGGCTGCCCTCGCTCTTTTGAATGACCAAGTTAAGAAGGGCGGAGTGATGGCTTGTAACCAAGTCGGTGGCTTGTCAGGTGCCTTTATCCCCGTTTCTGAAGATGAGGGGATGATTGCTGCGGTGCAAAATGGCTCCCTAAATTTAGAGAAGCTAGAAGCTATGACGGCTATCTGTTCTGTTGGGCTGGATATGATTGCCATTCCGGAAGATACGCCTGCTGAAACCATTGCGGCTATGATTGCGGATGAGGCGGCAATCGGTGTTATTAACATGAAAACAACGGCTGTCCGTATTATTCCAAAGGGCAAAGAAGGCGATATGATTGAGTTTGGAGGCTTGCTAGGGACAGCTCCAGTGATGAAGGTCAACAGGGCTTCGTCTGTTGATTTCATCTCTCGCGGTGGGCAAATCCCAGCTCCAATCCATAGTTTTAAAAATTAA
- the ruvB gene encoding Holliday junction branch migration DNA helicase RuvB: MSRILDNEIMGDEELVERTLRPQYLREYIGQDKVKDQLQIFIEAAKMRDEALDHVLLFGPPGLGKTTMAFVIANELGVNLKQTSGPVIEKAGDLVAILNDLEPGDVLFIDEIHRLPMSVEEVLYSAMEDFYIDIMIGAGEGSRSVHLDLPPFTLIGATTRAGMLSNPLRARFGITGHMEYYAHADLTEIVERTADIFEMEITHEAAAELALRSRGTPRIANRLLKRVRDFAQIMGDGLIDDVITDKALTMLDVDREGLDYVDQKILRTMIEMYGGGPVGLGTLSVNIAEERETVEDMYEPYLIQKGFIMRTRSGRVATAKAYEHLGYEYSEK, translated from the coding sequence ATGAGTAGAATTTTAGATAATGAAATCATGGGTGATGAGGAGTTGGTAGAACGTACCCTCCGTCCCCAATATTTACGTGAATATATAGGTCAGGACAAGGTCAAGGATCAGCTACAAATATTTATCGAAGCCGCAAAAATGCGGGATGAGGCGCTGGATCATGTTCTTTTGTTTGGCCCTCCAGGACTTGGGAAAACAACCATGGCTTTTGTCATTGCCAATGAACTGGGAGTCAACCTCAAGCAAACGTCTGGTCCTGTCATTGAAAAGGCGGGTGACTTGGTAGCGATTTTAAATGATTTGGAGCCGGGAGATGTCCTCTTTATCGACGAGATTCATCGCTTGCCCATGTCGGTGGAAGAGGTGCTTTACAGTGCAATGGAGGACTTCTACATTGATATCATGATTGGGGCTGGTGAAGGCAGTCGCAGTGTCCATCTAGATTTGCCACCTTTTACCTTGATTGGGGCGACGACACGAGCAGGGATGCTTTCAAATCCTCTGCGGGCACGTTTTGGGATTACAGGTCATATGGAATACTATGCCCACGCTGACTTGACGGAAATTGTTGAACGAACGGCAGATATTTTTGAGATGGAAATCACTCATGAGGCAGCTGCTGAGCTGGCCTTGCGCAGTCGAGGAACTCCTCGTATCGCCAATCGTCTCCTCAAGCGCGTGCGCGACTTTGCCCAGATTATGGGGGATGGATTAATCGATGATGTCATTACGGATAAGGCCTTGACTATGCTGGATGTAGACCGTGAAGGGTTGGACTATGTGGACCAAAAAATCCTTCGTACCATGATTGAGATGTACGGTGGGGGTCCTGTCGGTCTAGGAACTCTTTCTGTTAATATTGCCGAGGAGCGTGAGACGGTGGAGGACATGTATGAGCCCTACCTCATCCAAAAAGGTTTTATCATGCGGACACGGTCTGGACGGGTGGCGACAGCCAAGGCTTATGAACATTTGGGCTATGAATACAGTGAAAAATGA
- the rpsM gene encoding 30S ribosomal protein S13, with translation MARIAGVDIPNDKRVVISLTYVYGIGLATSKKILAAAGISEDVRVRDLTSDQEDAIRREVDAIKVEGDLRREVNLNIKRLMEIGSYRGIRHRRGLPVRGQNTKNNARTRKGKAVAIAGKKK, from the coding sequence ATGGCTCGTATTGCTGGAGTTGACATTCCAAATGACAAACGCGTAGTAATCTCATTGACTTACGTTTATGGTATCGGACTTGCAACATCTAAGAAAATTTTGGCTGCTGCTGGAATCTCAGAAGATGTTCGTGTACGTGACCTTACATCAGATCAAGAGGATGCTATCCGTCGTGAAGTGGATGCAATCAAAGTTGAAGGTGACCTTCGTCGTGAAGTAAACTTGAACATCAAACGTTTGATGGAAATCGGTTCTTACCGTGGTATTCGTCACCGTCGTGGACTTCCTGTCCGTGGACAAAACACTAAAAACAACGCTCGCACTCGTAAAGGTAAAGCTGTTGCGATTGCTGGTAAGAAAAAATAA
- a CDS encoding GNAT family N-acetyltransferase: MMTIRRQEIVKLEDVLHLYQAVGWTKYTHQPQMLKKALSHSLAIYLALDGDAVVGLVRLVGDGFSSIFVQDLIVLPSYQRQGIGSALMKEALGDYKDAYQVQLVTDQTEKNLGFYRSLGFETLSTYDCTGMILVDRKR; encoded by the coding sequence ATGATGACTATTAGAAGGCAAGAAATTGTCAAGCTAGAGGATGTTTTGCATCTCTATCAGGCAGTTGGATGGACAAAATATACACATCAACCTCAGATGTTGAAGAAAGCCTTGTCTCACTCATTAGCGATTTATCTAGCACTTGATGGCGATGCCGTAGTGGGCTTGGTCCGTTTGGTCGGAGATGGTTTTTCATCGATTTTTGTCCAGGATTTGATCGTTTTGCCGAGCTATCAGCGCCAAGGGATTGGCAGTGCCTTAATGAAAGAGGCTTTAGGTGATTACAAAGATGCCTATCAAGTCCAACTAGTGACCGATCAGACAGAAAAAAACTTGGGATTCTATCGTTCTCTGGGATTTGAAACCTTATCTACTTATGATTGTACAGGAATGATTTTGGTGGATAGAAAAAGATAA